ATCGGCATTCGTCACTAATTGTTTGAGAATGTTGAGACCACGCGGGTCTTTGAGATTGAGGACAAGGCTGCGTTTGTTGCGGTGCAAATTTTGAAAATCGAAGTTATGGCGACTTACTCCCTCTTCATCTTCGGCTTGCTCGACCTTGATCACCTGTGCCCCCATGTCCGCAAGCTGTCGGACGCAGGTGGGGCCTGAACGAGCGCGAGTTAAATCAATCACACGGATGCGTGCCAGTGGTAATGCCATACGCCGCTCCTTTTTCGCTTCCTTCGTAGTTGGTTTTCGTGCGGCGGTCAAATACTGGAAACACGGGAAGACTTGTGTCATGAAGAGGCCAAGGAGGAACAACCTATGGCTTTGCGACGCCCAACAAGCGAGGACCTTCACCGTCTTGCCGCGCAGCACCATTTTGCGTTGAACAACGAAGAGCTGGAAGCCTATCAAGCCTTGATGCCAGATATGTTCGCTCTTCTGAACGCTCTTGATCAAACTCCGTCGAACTTGCCCGTTGTGACGTATCGAGAGCGCGACCCCGGTCGACGACCTACTCGTCAGGAAGACCCGTTGAACGCGATTATCCGTCGCTGTTCAGTCAAAGGTGCAAAATCAGGAAAACTCGCAGGTAAACGCATCGGCATTAAAGACAATGTGTGTGTTGCTGGCGTGCCGACGACATGTGCATCGCTGGTGCTTGATGGCTATGTGCCCGACATTGATGCGACGATCATTACGCGCATTCTCGATGCTGGTGGTGAGATTACCGCTATGCTCAACATGGATAATTTCGCCTTCTCTGGTGGTGGAGATACCAGTGCTTATGGGCCGACCCGTAACCCCTATAATCACGAGCACCTCGCTGGTGGTTCTTCTGGTGGTTCGGGAGCTGCACTGTCCTACAATGACATTGATCTCACGATTGGCGGAGACCAAGGGGGATCGATTCGTATTCCGGCGTCATGGTGTGGAGTTGTTGGTTTGAAACCCACGCATAGCCTGGTGCCATACACTGGCATTGCTGGTATTGATCCGACTTTTGACCACACCGGACCGATGGCACGCACCGTTGCTGAGGTTGCGTTGTTACTCGAAGTCATTGCTGGCAAAGATCCACTTGATCCGCGCCAGTATGACGTACCCGTCCAGCCGTATTCACAGGCTATTGGGAAAGACATTCGCGGCTTACGACTCGGTGTCGTACGTGAAGGTTTTGCCACACCGGTATCGGAGCCAGATGTCGATGCCAAAGTGCAAGAAGCGGTAAAAGCTCTGCGTGAGCTTGGTGCGGAAGTGCAAGAAGTATCGGTTCCAGCCCATCGCGAAGTGGGCGGTA
This DNA window, taken from Deltaproteobacteria bacterium, encodes the following:
- the gatA gene encoding Asp-tRNA(Asn)/Glu-tRNA(Gln) amidotransferase subunit GatA; amino-acid sequence: MALRRPTSEDLHRLAAQHHFALNNEELEAYQALMPDMFALLNALDQTPSNLPVVTYRERDPGRRPTRQEDPLNAIIRRCSVKGAKSGKLAGKRIGIKDNVCVAGVPTTCASLVLDGYVPDIDATIITRILDAGGEITAMLNMDNFAFSGGGDTSAYGPTRNPYNHEHLAGGSSGGSGAALSYNDIDLTIGGDQGGSIRIPASWCGVVGLKPTHSLVPYTGIAGIDPTFDHTGPMARTVAEVALLLEVIAGKDPLDPRQYDVPVQPYSQAIGKDIRGLRLGVVREGFATPVSEPDVDAKVQEAVKALRELGAEVQEVSVPAHREVGGITWAMIAEGMAALVYGNGVGYHAKGLYNESFANALGKGLKAQAQDLPHQLKFVVLIGDYLNQMYHGRLYAKAQNQRRALREAYDQVLKQVDVLVMPTTPQKAHKYNAKQSIQEWLEHGWRMLGNTAPFNMTGHPSLTVPCGKSNGLPVGLMLTGRHFEDATLLQAGHAFEKQVPWEKR